From the genome of Bubalus bubalis isolate 160015118507 breed Murrah chromosome 2, NDDB_SH_1, whole genome shotgun sequence, one region includes:
- the LOC102394086 gene encoding ATP synthase subunit epsilon, mitochondrial-like, with protein MVAYWRQAGLSYIRYSQICVKAVRDALKTEFKANAMKTSGSTIKIVKVKKE; from the coding sequence ATGGTGGCGTACTGGCGACAGGCTGGACTCAGCTACATCCGATACTCTCAGATCTGTGTAAAAGCAGTCAGAGATGCACTGAAGACTGAATTCAAAGCAAACGCCATGAAGACTTCTGGGAGcaccataaaaattgtgaaagtgaaaaaagaataa
- the RPL7L1 gene encoding 60S ribosomal protein L7-like 1 translates to MSSSCSVGKMAEEEQRRKIPLVPENLLKKRKAYQALKATQAKQALLQRKEQRKGKQVKFKRLEWFVHDSWRQLRDRVRLRRLRVKPHGLEVPDKHSLAFVVRIERINGVSSLVQRTIARLRLNKIFSGVFVKVTPETIKTLRIVEPYVTWGFPNLKSVRELILKRGQAKVKNKVIPLTDNTVIEEHLGKFDVICLEDLIHEIAFPGKNFLAISRFLRPFQLSVARHATKNRVGFLKEVGSPGYRGERINELIRQLN, encoded by the exons ATGAGTAGTAGCTGCAGCGTTGGAAAAATGGCGGAGGAAGA GCAAAGAAGAAAGATCCCTTTGGTTCCAGAGAATCTCTTGAAAAAGAGGAAGGCTTATCAGGCCCTCAAAGCCACCCAGGCAAAACAAGCGCTTTTGCAAAGGAAGGAG cagaggaaaggaaaacaagtcAAGTTTAAGCGACTAGAATGGTTTGTACATGATTCCTGGCGGCAACTACGGGACAGAGTGCGACTCAGACGGCTAAGAGTGAAACCTCATGGCTTGGAGGTGCCAGACAAACATTCCTTGGCCTTTGTTGTACGCATTGAAAG GATTAATGGGGTGAGTTCACTGGTGCAAAGGACCATTGCCAGACTTCGCCTGAATAAGATTTTCAGTGGCGTCTTTGTGAAGGTGACCCCTGAAACCATAAAGACGCTTCGTATCGTGGAACCTTATGTGACCTGGGG ATTTCCAAATCTGAAGTCTGTTCGGGAACTCATCTTGAAACGTGGACAAGCGAAGGTCAAGAACAAGGTCATCCCTCTGACAGACAACACAGTTATTGAGGAGCACCTGG GGAAGTTTGATGTCATTTGCTTGGAAGACCTCATTCATGAAATTGCCTTCCCGGGGAAGAATTTCCTGGCGATCTCAAGGTTCCTACGCCCTTTCCAACTCTCAGTGGCCCGTCACGCTACCAAGAATAGAGTGGGCTTCCTCAAGGAAGTGGGCTCACCAGGCTATCGAGGTGAACGCATCAATGAGCTCATCCGGCAGCTGAACTAA